The genome window GAGCTGGAGCTGCTCGGCTTCCCCTGGCTGTTATAGCCATATCCAGCCATGGAAACCATGAATTCAGGCCTATTTGAGCCAAACATTTCACGGATTGGACTTTTGACTTCCTTCTCAGACTTCTCTTTGGCGCCTTTCTCCATATCAGAATCAACAGCGTCGTCGTCATCGTCCTCTTCCTCTtcgtcctcctcttcatcctcatcatcttcttcgacaacttcatcatcatcatagtcCTCCTCGTCCCTTGCTGTTAGTTTTCGCATATCAACCTCCAAACTAGCTCCTTTCCTGTCGTAGCCTGTGGTGGCAGGTTTGTCTGCATCAGTCATTGAGGAGTGCGTCTGGGTCTTTGGGCCGCTGTCAATCTGGCTTTTAAAAGAGGAGTCTTTTTCTGATGATAAAGAAGTGGACGAGGCCTCGGGTCTATCAGCCAATGAAGGGAATCTGCTACCTATGCCTTGTTCAAATGTCTCCTTTCCTTTGAAGTCTTTGAAAGGAGGTACAGCAGCAGTGCTCTTGGAGTTGAGCCACGATGAGGAGGAGGACTCTTTTCCATAAGACACGGTAAATCCCTCCTTCTCTGACATCTTGTCTGTGGCTGTTACCGAGGATGGGGACTCGGGTTTCTGCGAATCCACTTCAACCTTTGCGGTGTCTTCCGCTTTATCTAAAGACTCCTGACGATATGAATCAGAGTCCACTGAGCCATAAATGTCACTGTAAGAGAATGTTTTGCCATGCACATAGGGTGTGTCCTGTCTTATATACATGGCCTTTTCTTTGGTCTCCTTCTCTGGAAAATTATAGAGACTGAAATGAacatttttctctgtctctttaaaaGCAACATCTGTTTCCTCTGTGCTTTCACTCTTTAAGTCTACTTTGCTTTGATTGGTTGATAAGGGCTCATTAGACCCTACCCCACTTTGATTatcatcatcttcttcatcttcatctgaGTACATCACCTGAGGAATCGGCTTTTTCTCTGTGTTGAAAGACAATGACGTCTTGTCCAAGCTCTTGacttctgtttctgtctttgcAGATGTAGCCTCAGAGGCAAAGTCGTCATCTAAGAAGCATCCCTCTTTTGCCTCCATAAGCTTGGCCTTAACCGCGGGCTGTAGATCCTTTTTGGCATAATAGTCATCTTCCTCTTCAATGGATTCATTGGATTCTTCTTGAGACTCTTCAGACACTGTGTTGTCACCTACCAGACCAATATAGGCAGTACTGTCTGAGATAATGACTGATTTCTGGGTGTCAGCTTTAATATTTAACCCTGCTCCATCTTTGTCTTCTGTCTTAAAGGGTTTCTCTTCTGTCGGAGAGTAGCCACCACTGCTTGTAGGCATAGACTGTGTGGGTGAGGCCAGTTTCATGGTGCTGTCATCTGGACTTAGACATCTTTCCTCACTCTCCTGCCTGGAGTGGGACTCTAAATCTAATCCAGAGGAGAAAGATGGAGGGGGTGAAGCAGGTTTTGTATCTGCACCCGTCTTAAATCCCTCTGTGCTAAAGAGAGATTGGTTTTCTTTGACAGCCTGCGTGGGAGAGGACTTCATGGtagagcagagaggaggaggaggagaaaaagtgGTGGAGGGAGATTTCTGCTTTTCCTGGAGCAACATGAAGGATGCCTGTTCGTAGCCCTCTTGGAGTTTACCCAGAGGGATGTCAACATTCGGAGTCTGGTCCTCGTCCTCGTCTTCCTCGTCCTCTTCTTCTTCGTGGACTGATTTGATCTTTGCATCCCCAGATTCCATCTCGGTAATGTTGGGCTGGTACTCGTCAGAGGAAGGAGACTTGAAGCACTTGTCGTCCTCCAGAGAGGAGGTGGGTGAGATGGTTCCTGCCGAGTGAAGATAGTCTTTCCCATGGGCGGCCTCAGCGCGTAAGGGGGTACTGTTGATTGTGTCAAGCAGGAGCGAGTTCCTCCCAGCCTCCTCGGTCTGTGGTGCTGTCACAGAGGCTATCGACTGGTCCTCGGCTACAGATGTGGCAAAAGATGACAGTTTGTCATATTCTGTTATGGATGTTGCCGAGGAGATGTGCTCCTCTTCTGCAAGAGGGGCAGCAATGATGGCAGGATAAGGTGCGAGCTCAGGCTCGTGCCCTCCCATGAAGGCTTTGGGTTTGATGTCAGACACGCCGGAGGATTTCATCTCTTTTATTCCGTGCATGGAGTCAAAGGTACCAGGGACATCAGGGACAGAGATGTCATAGGAGCCCACATCATAGCGCAAATGTGGGATCCTATCTTCTGGTTCCTCGTGGATCTCCTCATCAGAGATGGTCTGTTCAGTCTCGGAGTAACCAGGGATGGTCTCGTCTTGGATGAAGGAGAATTGCTCCGAGGCGGAGGCTGCTACTTGCCCAGACAGGGCTGTGGTTGACAAAGGTTTTTTCTCAGTTGGCTTGGTGTCCCACTCCTTTccagttttttcctttttcgcCTCCTCTGCTCTATATTTCAGGACCTCGTCATCTTCCGTTCCTTCAAATTCGGCTTTTTCAATGAcatccccctcctcctctgagCTGTCACACTTCTTTGATCTGTCTCCTATGTGGTCCTCTACATGGTATTTGTCATATTTCTCCATTTGCTCCTCTTCATACTTCTTGTCAAAGGTGTCGCTTGCTTCCTTCTTTtcagtggctgtaacctgtacTGAAGCGCCCATGTCTTTGTTGTATTCCTGTTTGACGGGGGATTTGGGTGAAGCGGATTGTATCTCAGTGGCTGGGGATGTGACCGTCTCTTCGGGGACAACTAAGGAAGGAACTTTAGTATCTGTGTGCAGCAAATACCCAAACATCACATCATTCTGAATAGGCTCACTCTTCTTTGACAGCTCTTCTTGTTTCAGAGCCTCAAAGTCCTCCGTGAGGTCCTCTGGGGAGGACACAATGGACCTGTCAGCCAAAGCTGCTGCTGCAATCTCCTCAGGGATGTTCTTTGGGACTGGCTTTTTCTCATTTGCTTCCTCTTTCActactttgtttttgtctgtcttgGGTTTAGCCTGACTTTTAGCTTTATGCAGAGTTTTTCTCACTTCAGGGGTGAGCGGCTTCAGGTCaggttttgtgatttttctcaGTTCCGGTTTACTTGAGTCCTTCTTTTTATCCTCCTTGGCTTtactttcctttttctcttcttttcttatATTTTCATCTCTCTTTGCTTCAcgtttttctttcttaatttcttttttctctttgtctttcttttcatcCATCTTGGACGCTTTCTCATGCTTGGCAGTTTTTTCCTtggatattttctttttctctgtcttgccTGCCACAGGGGCGACCTcgctgtttttctgttgtttggtgGCTTTTAGACTTTCACTTTTGagcttcttctcctctttcttttccaCTTTATTCTCTTTAGTGATATCACTCTTGGACTCTTCCTCCTGTCCACTGGCgtctttctttgttgttttagaGTGAGGTTTGGGTGAAGACTTTAGACTCTCTTTGCTGTCCGTTCTTGATCTTATTTTAGTCTGTTTGATGATGGGAGGAGGTGCACCAGATGATATGTCCTTTTGGGTTGCCACTGGGTATCGCAAGAAGTCCAGGTGTTTCAGTTTCTCGAGGCCCTCCAAGATTTTATTCTGTGGTGCATTTCCAGGGAAGAGCACCCTAACTATCTTTTCTGTTGGACGGTGGGGAATCCAAACTATGAGAGCAGTAACTGATGTCAAATAGGGGACCGATATTTCTCCTTCTTTTCCATTGGCCATCGTAATCCCGGTTTTGGCTTTGCTGTTTCCAGCCCATTTCTGCATTAGAAACTGCATCTCTTTGCTCTCTTTTACAGGGTTTAAGACATACATGTCTAACTTCCCCACACCAAGTTTGTGGAATAGTGTGATGGGTTCGATGGTGTTGCTGACTACCCTGTGAAGAGGCTCTGGTGTGATACCTAGCTTGTTGAGGTACTGCAACGTAAGAGATGCTTCCTCAATGCTTCGTTTCACTTTCAGCGTTGACTCTGGCATCCGAAGCTTCTCCGGAACGTTGAAAAACACAATCCCAAGCTCAGGAGAGATCAGGTTCTTCATCCATTCACCGTTGCTGCTGGAGCCAGATCCTTGGTTACGCTCCTCTTCTTGCTCTGCAATCTTCCTCTGGAACAACCCGTTGATGCCAGGGAGGTTGTCCGCACCAATATGGGTGAGCAGAACAGAGTCGATCCTGTCCAGGTGGCGAACCAGCTTCCAGAAGCAGGACTTTCGATCAGACCCTCCATCCACCAGGATGTTGAATCCGTTGACAGCGAACAGAGCAGAGTCGCCTCTGCCTCCAGGGAAGATGTAGCAGCAGGGTTTGGACAGCTTCAGAAAACCTCCAGAAGTTGGAGGCTCCAGGAGGTCAAAGGACGACGGCACATCCACTGTCTCTGAGACATACTCAGTGAACTCTTTGACTCCGTCCATGTTGGGCAGGTAAGGTTCTGGGTTCAGGCGGTATTCCAGAAGATTTTGGAGTGACTGCTGCTCCTGGCTTTGGCCCAGGGAGCTCCAGCCCCCGTCTCCCTGACAGGAAACAGTAAGCCTGGCCGGCTGCTCTGAAGAGGCCTTGGACAGGAGTTCAATCACCTGGAAACACAGTAACAATGAAAAACAGCCTAAATAAAAAGTTGATCCATACACTGAAAAGCTTTATTTGGAGAGAAAGTGCACCCGTCTCACTTGAGGGTTGGAGATGATGTTGGAGAAGTGTTGCCAGGTGAATGCTCCACCTTGCAGTAGGATGTCACCTCCCTGCTCAGAGCTCTGGCCGCTCAGGATCAGCAACTTATTCCCAGCAATGTCAGTGATCAGAGAGTGAATCTGGGTAGAGGACAGGATAACCCATTAAATATcgttttgtaaaaataaatcatccATGAGTCATCAACATCAAAACACAAAGGTCAAATGTACTGTACTGGAAAGATGAAGAATATTTGGGGTGACAAAGCAAGCAATTTAGTTTCcaacaaaaaaagctaaaatcATCTCACATGTATCATGAGTTCAATGAGTTgcaatatttgatttgatttgagtGCTATTGCGTTT of Etheostoma spectabile isolate EspeVRDwgs_2016 chromosome 1, UIUC_Espe_1.0, whole genome shotgun sequence contains these proteins:
- the map1aa gene encoding microtubule-associated protein 1B isoform X1 is translated as MFTVQRATPTNNPPSSYCTVMVLAPDAVVMEMEKGLASTSGTVTMEIPIAAAASVERAESEEGFQHHGQQRRAGAAFHHRNYGMLIVIGEICSSHHLDAAREQIIQGLRSWNVDLTVCDLNKELQLFETRHTAQFSSQVKGQRILQYKSDVLETTVLVNPSEETAASEIHSLITDIAGNKLLILSGQSSEQGGDILLQGGAFTWQHFSNIISNPQVIELLSKASSEQPARLTVSCQGDGGWSSLGQSQEQQSLQNLLEYRLNPEPYLPNMDGVKEFTEYVSETVDVPSSFDLLEPPTSGGFLKLSKPCCYIFPGGRGDSALFAVNGFNILVDGGSDRKSCFWKLVRHLDRIDSVLLTHIGADNLPGINGLFQRKIAEQEEERNQGSGSSSNGEWMKNLISPELGIVFFNVPEKLRMPESTLKVKRSIEEASLTLQYLNKLGITPEPLHRVVSNTIEPITLFHKLGVGKLDMYVLNPVKESKEMQFLMQKWAGNSKAKTGITMANGKEGEISVPYLTSVTALIVWIPHRPTEKIVRVLFPGNAPQNKILEGLEKLKHLDFLRYPVATQKDISSGAPPPIIKQTKIRSRTDSKESLKSSPKPHSKTTKKDASGQEEESKSDITKENKVEKKEEKKLKSESLKATKQQKNSEVAPVAGKTEKKKISKEKTAKHEKASKMDEKKDKEKKEIKKEKREAKRDENIRKEEKKESKAKEDKKKDSSKPELRKITKPDLKPLTPEVRKTLHKAKSQAKPKTDKNKVVKEEANEKKPVPKNIPEEIAAAALADRSIVSSPEDLTEDFEALKQEELSKKSEPIQNDVMFGYLLHTDTKVPSLVVPEETVTSPATEIQSASPKSPVKQEYNKDMGASVQVTATEKKEASDTFDKKYEEEQMEKYDKYHVEDHIGDRSKKCDSSEEEGDVIEKAEFEGTEDDEVLKYRAEEAKKEKTGKEWDTKPTEKKPLSTTALSGQVAASASEQFSFIQDETIPGYSETEQTISDEEIHEEPEDRIPHLRYDVGSYDISVPDVPGTFDSMHGIKEMKSSGVSDIKPKAFMGGHEPELAPYPAIIAAPLAEEEHISSATSITEYDKLSSFATSVAEDQSIASVTAPQTEEAGRNSLLLDTINSTPLRAEAAHGKDYLHSAGTISPTSSLEDDKCFKSPSSDEYQPNITEMESGDAKIKSVHEEEEDEEDEDEDQTPNVDIPLGKLQEGYEQASFMLLQEKQKSPSTTFSPPPPLCSTMKSSPTQAVKENQSLFSTEGFKTGADTKPASPPPSFSSGLDLESHSRQESEERCLSPDDSTMKLASPTQSMPTSSGGYSPTEEKPFKTEDKDGAGLNIKADTQKSVIISDSTAYIGLVGDNTVSEESQEESNESIEEEDDYYAKKDLQPAVKAKLMEAKEGCFLDDDFASEATSAKTETEVKSLDKTSLSFNTEKKPIPQVMYSDEDEEDDDNQSGVGSNEPLSTNQSKVDLKSESTEETDVAFKETEKNVHFSLYNFPEKETKEKAMYIRQDTPYVHGKTFSYSDIYGSVDSDSYRQESLDKAEDTAKVEVDSQKPESPSSVTATDKMSEKEGFTVSYGKESSSSSWLNSKSTAAVPPFKDFKGKETFEQGIGSRFPSLADRPEASSTSLSSEKDSSFKSQIDSGPKTQTHSSMTDADKPATTGYDRKGASLEVDMRKLTARDEEDYDDDEVVEEDDEDEEEDEEEEDDDDDAVDSDMEKGAKEKSEKEVKSPIREMFGSNRPEFMVSMAGYGYNSQGKPSSSSSLTKAEHETKKDSSVESFSGKTMDLGATGFSANSSGFEYSYGSGEKDSFLSQTTDKGKEDFTLKSTEDSYYQNDRDDLDFEKQNIPDLSKRSLDTSFQYTTTAAPGFSSSSAYSYSSSTSGSLSTSRQFGEELETPAEPLFEYSSFKEEHSLVMDPPYSGSAGTKDDYLEVSEKQITATTMAESTSSLAHFSHHSPFEEVKSFPSLSSAAFAEDKKEYTTSAGEVMDKGPQSDCFYKPEWSVGSKLDSTVGFGASAGPFAQPTELSQDKEAASAALFGVTSSPRPDTEGKHYFEETDSSEEEDEEAYMREMTRTLSSGQSGNLSFSDKHVAPAASENTAGALPDVLGSYMPSPPQASKPDPVNGPMDVSLSGTLPAGAAASGASSGPAKVEPREGAAAYRSSFEWEMSKPQMGMVPGDSPPHYRHDDEFEEECEMEPEHPARPLSLSSTDQPFCSPFYAEECSQGGQDDDDDDDSDQDLAGEVPMGATSSYTSRSSPGYSSSDYKQPKHDLSPSFINPCMRQLSSDEDDEEHGQRSDQSQEADVHDLSVKRRANQQPHHHQFQSSSLQQAGGMSAGLVLATEDTPPTSISESLASQSDSDVPPGTEEYPSVVGEGNMDSDEDADYMPVDKLSATRGGSHQSSSRSNDPPPAPLMDPIPHPPRPDVCMVDPESLDNGVVKKEPKTKSLKKTSGKTKSASPARRKRSPMPVKQMPSPRSASLKKKDADKSSRMSRLSDGQGSKDDDLSRSSYNPSKGLTNGVKSSSGSQKSGSAAAPGLPIYVDLAYIPNHCSAKNVDQEFFKRIRSAYYVVSGNDTASGEPSRGVLNALLEGKAQWGSNLQVTLIPTHDTEVTRDWYQQTHERQQELNIMVLASSSTVVMQDESFPACKIEF
- the map1aa gene encoding microtubule-associated protein 1A isoform X2, translating into MDGVKEFTEYVSETVDVPSSFDLLEPPTSGGFLKLSKPCCYIFPGGRGDSALFAVNGFNILVDGGSDRKSCFWKLVRHLDRIDSVLLTHIGADNLPGINGLFQRKIAEQEEERNQGSGSSSNGEWMKNLISPELGIVFFNVPEKLRMPESTLKVKRSIEEASLTLQYLNKLGITPEPLHRVVSNTIEPITLFHKLGVGKLDMYVLNPVKESKEMQFLMQKWAGNSKAKTGITMANGKEGEISVPYLTSVTALIVWIPHRPTEKIVRVLFPGNAPQNKILEGLEKLKHLDFLRYPVATQKDISSGAPPPIIKQTKIRSRTDSKESLKSSPKPHSKTTKKDASGQEEESKSDITKENKVEKKEEKKLKSESLKATKQQKNSEVAPVAGKTEKKKISKEKTAKHEKASKMDEKKDKEKKEIKKEKREAKRDENIRKEEKKESKAKEDKKKDSSKPELRKITKPDLKPLTPEVRKTLHKAKSQAKPKTDKNKVVKEEANEKKPVPKNIPEEIAAAALADRSIVSSPEDLTEDFEALKQEELSKKSEPIQNDVMFGYLLHTDTKVPSLVVPEETVTSPATEIQSASPKSPVKQEYNKDMGASVQVTATEKKEASDTFDKKYEEEQMEKYDKYHVEDHIGDRSKKCDSSEEEGDVIEKAEFEGTEDDEVLKYRAEEAKKEKTGKEWDTKPTEKKPLSTTALSGQVAASASEQFSFIQDETIPGYSETEQTISDEEIHEEPEDRIPHLRYDVGSYDISVPDVPGTFDSMHGIKEMKSSGVSDIKPKAFMGGHEPELAPYPAIIAAPLAEEEHISSATSITEYDKLSSFATSVAEDQSIASVTAPQTEEAGRNSLLLDTINSTPLRAEAAHGKDYLHSAGTISPTSSLEDDKCFKSPSSDEYQPNITEMESGDAKIKSVHEEEEDEEDEDEDQTPNVDIPLGKLQEGYEQASFMLLQEKQKSPSTTFSPPPPLCSTMKSSPTQAVKENQSLFSTEGFKTGADTKPASPPPSFSSGLDLESHSRQESEERCLSPDDSTMKLASPTQSMPTSSGGYSPTEEKPFKTEDKDGAGLNIKADTQKSVIISDSTAYIGLVGDNTVSEESQEESNESIEEEDDYYAKKDLQPAVKAKLMEAKEGCFLDDDFASEATSAKTETEVKSLDKTSLSFNTEKKPIPQVMYSDEDEEDDDNQSGVGSNEPLSTNQSKVDLKSESTEETDVAFKETEKNVHFSLYNFPEKETKEKAMYIRQDTPYVHGKTFSYSDIYGSVDSDSYRQESLDKAEDTAKVEVDSQKPESPSSVTATDKMSEKEGFTVSYGKESSSSSWLNSKSTAAVPPFKDFKGKETFEQGIGSRFPSLADRPEASSTSLSSEKDSSFKSQIDSGPKTQTHSSMTDADKPATTGYDRKGASLEVDMRKLTARDEEDYDDDEVVEEDDEDEEEDEEEEDDDDDAVDSDMEKGAKEKSEKEVKSPIREMFGSNRPEFMVSMAGYGYNSQGKPSSSSSLTKAEHETKKDSSVESFSGKTMDLGATGFSANSSGFEYSYGSGEKDSFLSQTTDKGKEDFTLKSTEDSYYQNDRDDLDFEKQNIPDLSKRSLDTSFQYTTTAAPGFSSSSAYSYSSSTSGSLSTSRQFGEELETPAEPLFEYSSFKEEHSLVMDPPYSGSAGTKDDYLEVSEKQITATTMAESTSSLAHFSHHSPFEEVKSFPSLSSAAFAEDKKEYTTSAGEVMDKGPQSDCFYKPEWSVGSKLDSTVGFGASAGPFAQPTELSQDKEAASAALFGVTSSPRPDTEGKHYFEETDSSEEEDEEAYMREMTRTLSSGQSGNLSFSDKHVAPAASENTAGALPDVLGSYMPSPPQASKPDPVNGPMDVSLSGTLPAGAAASGASSGPAKVEPREGAAAYRSSFEWEMSKPQMGMVPGDSPPHYRHDDEFEEECEMEPEHPARPLSLSSTDQPFCSPFYAEECSQGGQDDDDDDDSDQDLAGEVPMGATSSYTSRSSPGYSSSDYKQPKHDLSPSFINPCMRQLSSDEDDEEHGQRSDQSQEADVHDLSVKRRANQQPHHHQFQSSSLQQAGGMSAGLVLATEDTPPTSISESLASQSDSDVPPGTEEYPSVVGEGNMDSDEDADYMPVDKLSATRGGSHQSSSRSNDPPPAPLMDPIPHPPRPDVCMVDPESLDNGVVKKEPKTKSLKKTSGKTKSASPARRKRSPMPVKQMPSPRSASLKKKDADKSSRMSRLSDGQGSKDDDLSRSSYNPSKGLTNGVKSSSGSQKSGSAAAPGLPIYVDLAYIPNHCSAKNVDQEFFKRIRSAYYVVSGNDTASGEPSRGVLNALLEGKAQWGSNLQVTLIPTHDTEVTRDWYQQTHERQQELNIMVLASSSTVVMQDESFPACKIEF